In one window of Erythrolamprus reginae isolate rEryReg1 chromosome 1, rEryReg1.hap1, whole genome shotgun sequence DNA:
- the ANKRD9 gene encoding ankyrin repeat domain-containing protein 9: MPWNVKWLNSCNSHGSQSQKQCKKSSFAFYQAVRDQLPVWLLEDMRRMEVFHWQEGGKVSAYSPSEALLYALVHNHQPYARYLLNQFPKSALAVPSLHFSCCHSSAPHLAMAVRYNRIHVLVEILKAIKNLPVSDRAAYLDRRGCSRVEGGKTALHMACELVRPECLLLLLGHGASPCLGDCAGNTPLDLLLQQIWESPASNLHTKLLLLDSLLFFMPTGFHFAMKQQLREDQQLWQDLLGDSRYQWLAGFAPFSLFVRSMQVLIGSISREHFPEALDGLPLPHFLKPLDLKLKG, translated from the coding sequence ATGCCCTGGAACGTCAAATGGTTGAACAGCTGCAACAGCCATGGCTCCCAGTCTCAGAAGCAATGCAAGAAATCCTCTTTCGCTTTCTATCAAGCTGTGAGAGACCAGCTCCCAGTATGGCTCTTGGAGGACATGAGGCGCATGGAGGTCTTCCACTGGCAAGAAGGAGGCAAAGTCAGCGCATACTCCCCTTCAGAGGCCCTGCTGTACGCCCTGGTACACAACCACCAGCCTTATGCCCGATATTTACTGAACCAATTTCCTAAAAGTGCCCTTGCAGTACCAAGCCTTCACTTCAGCTGCTGTCACTCTTCAGCTCCTCACTTAGCCATGGCTGTGCGGTACAATCGCATCCACGTCCTGGTAGAGATTCTGAAGGCCATCAAAAACTTGCCAGTAAGCGACCGAGCTGCCTATTTGGACCGCCGAGGTTGCAGTCGAGTAGAAGGTGGCAAAACAGCCCTTCACATGGCTTGTGAACTGGTGAGGCCGGAGTGTTTGCTTTTGCTACTGGGGCACGGAGCCTCCCCTTGCCTTGGTGACTGTGCTGGGAACACACCTCTAGACCTACTTCTGCAACAAATTTGGGAGAGCCCTGCATCAAATCTCCATACCAAACTTCTCCTCCTGGACTCGCTCTTGTTCTTCATGCCGACAGGCTTCCATTTTGCCATGAAACAGCAGCTGCGGGAAGACCAACAACTATGGCAGGACCTTCTGGGTGATAGCCGCTACCAGTGGTTGGCTGGTTTTGCTCCGTTCTCCCTCTTTGTTAGATCCATGCAAGTTTTAATTGGGAGCATTTCGCGCGAACATTTCCCAGAAGCTCTGGATGGCCTACCTTTGCCACACTTTCTGAAACCTTTGGACCTGAAGCTGAAGGGCTAA